The genomic segment GAGTATTtaaatcacttaaaaatatagtatttactgtttggaaataaaaatattttgggttTTATCTGATGATGCTCTTTTGGGTGGTGCAGTGAAGGCATTCCCAAAGGATGACCCGACAAAACCTTGCAAGCTCACTGCCTTTTTGGGGTACAAGGCTGGTATGACACACATTGTCAGAGAGGTCGAAAAGCCTGGATCTAGTAAGTTGATTTTGATAAAGTAACTgccaaattattttaattgttaatatgtagatatatttttttccagCCTTGTAAACTGTGACCTGAAGATGTGTTTAGCTTTTCTAATTGTATTACATTATCAACTGCTTTATAGCTCTCAAAATTTTACAGGAGCTATGAGCTAATTTGTATTCTTTGTTTTCATATAGAGCTTCACAAGAAGGAGACATGTGAAGCTGTTACAATCATTGAAACCCCTCCTATGGTGATTGTTGGGGTTGTTGGATACGTGAAGACACCACGTGGCCTTCGCACCTTGAACACCGTCTGGGCTCAGCATTTGAGTGAGGAGGTCAAACGTAGGTTCTACAAGCACTGGTGCAAGTCAAAGAAGAAGGCTTTCACCAAATACTCGAAGCAGTATGAGAGTGATGAAGGGAAGAAGAGTATCCAGGCTCAGCTggagaagatgaagaaatatGCCACTGTTATTAGGATCTTGGCCCACACTCAGGTAAtagcaatatttgatttcagaTCACAGTTTCAGGTTAGttaaatttcattatttaaacTTGTTTCAAGGTGGCTAATTTTTCTTACTAATTGTGTTACAGATTAGGAAAATGAAAGGATTGAAACAGAAGAAGGCACACCTGATGGAGATCCAAGTCAATGGTGGAACTGTTGCTGACAAGGTGGACTTTGCTTACAAGTTCTTTGAGAAGCAAGTCCCCATTGATGCTGTTTTCCAGAAGGATGAAATGATTGATATCATCGGCGTCACAAAGGGTAAAGGTTATGAAGGTGTTGTCACTCGTTGGGGTGTCACACGTCTGCCCCGTAAGACCCACAGAGGTCTACGTAAGGTTGCTTGTATTGGTGCCTGGCATCCTGCTAGAGTCTCCTTTACAGTTGCCAGGGCTGGTCAGAATGGATACCACCACCGTACTGAGATGAACAAGAAGGTTTACAGGGTTGGCAAAGTTGGTGATGAGACCCACTGTGCCATAACTGACTATGACAGGTCAGTACATTTGTCGAATTAATTGTAAATCCCTAGAATATACCTAAATACTACTTCAGATTAGAGGTTTTGAAGGTCTTGTACGGATATTTCCAATGGTTTGTGTTTGATTTTGCTTGATATCATTTGTGAATGTGTTCTGACATGGGTGTTTAATCAGGACTGAGAAAGATATAACTCCTATGGGTGGCTTCCCTCACTATGGTGTTGTGAAGAGTGATTATTTGATGATCAAAGGATGCTGTGTTGGACCTAAGAAGAGGGTGGTTACACTTCGCCAGTCTCTGATTAACCAGACATCTCGTGTGGCTCTGGAGGAGATCAAACTAAAGTTCATCGATACCTCCTCAAAATTTGGGCATGGTCGTTTCCAGACAACACAGGAGAAACAGAAATTCTATGGTCGGCTCAAGGCATAAATATGCAAAGTGGTCAGGAATTTTGGGCTATCATATATTTAGGTTTTGTTCTTTCCTAATCGTAGTTTATCTTATTCTCTATTCCTTTTGAAATGGAACagtttgatttcttttgttttctcaaTTTGTGTTTGAATGTTTGAACTGCTGAGGATTTGGAACAGTTTTTGCATAATATATTGTTCCTgagtcttaaattaattttaccaattttgtacttttatttattttcttttactgtgattaaaattttttgtttgttaaaTTTAAGTGCTGAATATGAGTTTTGTTGATGGAGTAATAGTATGTTTGAGACCAAACATTTTGGTTTATGAAGGTAAAGATCAAACAGTTGTATGCAACAATCAATGAAGTCTGTTCCTTTGAATTCTAGTACTAGACGGAATTTGAATTGTTCAGCTGTGTATATATAATCTTCTGTCTTCATATATTCTTGTACTAAACATTCTTGCTGGTTAAGCGGCATCATGATGCTTACATTGTATGTACAGTGATTGGATGCTTCCTGAGACCAGCGAAATTAAAGCTAAAATCAGTCATCTGACCAAGTGGATTATCTCATCTTGAATCTTGCTTTTGTCTCCGACTGATACATTTAAAAATCCATCAGAATCTAATTCTTTGTTCTGGTATGTCTTAAGCAATGATATTTCTCAGGATTTAGTTCCATATCTTGTTTGACAACTTGATTTAGTGTTCAACAATGTTGCaaatcttttttattgaaatcaaacatcttttttgtttttcaacttAGAAGGAATTTGACATGTGTcacaataaaaaatgttaggcTAATTTGCAAAAATCAAGAGTGGATTTTGCAAGCGATTTCTAGGTCGGGCGATTATAGATTTTTGGTGGGGTGCCCACTAATAGTGTATGGAAGTATTGTGTATTATAGTTTAAATTTAGGTTCGTTCTCTATGTGCTGACAGAACATAAGCACATAGACAATAGATCATTGCAAGATTGATCGAATGTTTGTGATTctggtttttggttttataacttgtCTTGTGTTGTAGGATGAGGTTGTAATTTGAAACAAATTCCTATAATTTGTCTTGTTTAGCCTCTAGGTATTATGTAAGTCTCAATTTACAGTATCTTTAAGAATGTTCTTCACTCCATAGAAGGAGCAGCTGAACGGCATGAAATCTGTGAACTGGAATTTGAAGTTTGCCTATAATATCTCCTGTCCTTTCCCTTCAAATCTAGTAAATAAAGGCACTCCAAGCAATACACAAAATAACAGAAATTAAGGCCTCCTCCTTAGGTCTGCTCGCTGTTCTTTTGTAGCCTTCATTCTAATCAGCAGTCTCTTTGTGAATGTTAAATGAGTGCAGGGCCCGTTGCCAAATGTGCTTGGAATAATCACGGTTGAATAAATGGTCTCTAGTCTCCACCTCATGTCGACAAAGCATACATTTCCCTGCCATAGAGATCCCCCAAGAAAGCAATCTGTCTTTAGTTGGGAGTCTAAGGAACAGCCATTCAAGTTATCAAGTCATGCTTAGGAATATAAAATTGGAACCGGACAAGTCTATGCAATTCAGCCTACAACTGCTTATGCCTCATTTCATTCCAGACATAGGCAGTAGAGTAGCCAGCATCAAAAGCAATCCAGATTCCAGACCTCTGTTCTATCCTTCTATTGTACGAATCAAGAAGCAACCACTCTTAGCTGAAGCAGTATTTTCCAGCTCCAACGACACCCTTGAGGAATAAGAATCTACCATAGATTTTTTTCCTGAGCTCATAAGCCTGAATCCAAGCGATCTATACTGCACTAGCCTGAGTGAAGACAGACTAGACTGGAGGTGTTTTAGAATACATGCTTGGTTTCAGGAGAAAGATCCTTCGGGCCAAGTCCCTCTTTAGAGTTAGGATGGCAAATAGATTGCCAGCTTGCTCGAGCTGCtttagttgaattctcttttccttttcagaACAAACTAGTGCATGGCTGAGTGACCTTTTTAATAACTCAGTGTGGAATAATAAAAATGCCCGCGCTAAAATTTCTGTAAACTGAATAGAACAGACTCAATGAATTGCATTCTACCTGCAAATGAAAGGTGCTTGGCTGCCCAGCAGTTGATCCTCCCCTGAGACTTTCTTGTTATAAGAGGAACACCTAGATATCTAGTAGGTAGGTAAAGTAAACGGTTATTTCGGTTAATTCGATTGTGGATATCTAATAACCGAactcatatttaaaaataattgaaatcgAATCGAATTTCacaaataaccaaattaactgaaattgaattaatttcgTTAGTTcggtttggtttttttttttttataattgggggaGGGGGGATTCGAACTCTACTTTTTAGGCAGGGAGATTATGCATCAACCAATGAGACAAATGCTCGGGTGCGCTAGTTCGATTTGGTTACCGAAAAttgaacttgaaaatttttttgttttatatatatttatttatgttgctttttttataaatcaatattacaaaatattaaaaatgatgataaacAATTAGAATAAATAAGGTTGATACTCATacaaacaataaataattaaaaagtatagataaaaacaataacaaatagtttttatttatttctcatgCGAAAACCCTATTATACCTTTATTCAAGTTCGGTTAGGAAAATTCATAACCAAAATCGAACTGAATTAACTCTAATAATTGAACTACTCGAAGAATTGAACTAAccgaataaaaaaaaatcgaacTCACTTTTGTTCGGTTCAGTTTTTTGATTCAGTTTGCATTTGCACACCCTCACTAGCAATTAAAGTTTAACGGCCATTACATATGATGATGTCAGTATTGACGTGACGATGTGAGGTAACAACATGCTGACGTGGTAGTGCCATGTCAGCATGTTAGAGTCTTGCCAATAGACTAACACGtcactttcttcttctccaaaaTATGATATGCTTTTGCTAAAGGTCGAACCTAGAATCTTTAGTAAGAATATTAAACTCTTTACCATCATGcctaaacttttatttttattaatttgtacttttgtttttttcttttttttttctctaaaactACATCATTTTGGAGCCTTTTTACACTTTCCTAATCCCTAGCTATAAAAGCAtatatttctcattttttcctttccttctctctttccaccttttttttctctctcttataATTAGAGTTTTATAGCTAGGGCTTTGGGTAGTGTAAGAAGGTTTCAAAACGAAGTAgttttaggaaaaaaataaaaaagaaaaagaaaaaaaataaaaatagaaattagtaaAGTAAGGCTTTAGGTATGATGATAAGGAGTTTAATGTTCTTGTTAAAGGTCTTGGTTTTGAACCTTAGCAAGAGCATATCacatttttgagaaaaagagAGTGATGTGTCAATTTCTTAGCATGCCACATGGCAATCTCTTAACATGCAATGTGGTAGTCTATTAACATGCCATGTGGCTCCAACTTAGCAACTTGAACCTTAATGCTAATGTAGCAGTGCCACGTCAACACATCGTCAACCCACATTGCCACGTCAGTGCTGACATCATCATATTTAATGGTCGTTAAGGGAAAGCATTaaattgaagtaatttttaaaatcgaAGGATTTAATTGCTTCAAATTAGAATAAatggactaaattgaataaaacacATGGGTATAGTGCCACGTCAGCACATTGTTATCCCACATCGCCATGTCAGCACTAACATCATTATATTTAATGGCTAAATTGGATGTCGTTAAAGGAAGACACTAAATTAgagcaattttcaaaatcaagaaactaAATTGCTTTAAATTGAAACAAcaagactaaattgaacaaaatataTGGACACAGGAACCTCTCAAGTATTTTGACTGTAGAATAATTCACTCTTAGAACAATTGAGCTAGACAACAAAGAAGCCATAAAACAACTATAATTTATTATAGGAGCATAATTTGACCATAGATtaatatttttgcattttggGTGATAAGAGCAAACCTTATGGAGAGTAGCTAAATCGAATAGCCTAGAAAGTATATTCATGACAAGAAACCAACCAATCCACCATTAAttgataaagaaaacaaaatagtaAGGCATCCTTTTATCCAACCAATGAACCTAGCTGATAGAGCAACTAACAAAAGATCCCAATTCAAAGAATTGATCTAGAGACAATAAGGGAAGGGTTAGTGGGCCTCGCCCCtcaacaattttaaaacatttataatttatttttattttttaaaaattttataatttcatccttacaaattttaaaatttttctaacataattttatttttttgaaattttataagtttgccccttacaataattttttgtttggtgAGATGCCCTACAAGCATTAATTAACAACTAATTTTAATAACTCACTTTTATAATAATTGGATTAGAGATTTCGAATTGTTTGATGTTGAAAGTATTTGTGATCttgcaaataaatattacCCTAATGACTTTACTGAGTATGATAAAATgcatttaaattatcaattagaTCTATTTAAGCTTGACATTTTTTACAAtcaagttttgaaaaatgtattTACACTTTCTGAGTTATGTCAAGTGTTGAAGAAGACAGAAATATCAAAAGTTTACTTCCTTGTTAATAGATTgatccaacttgtctttgaCTCTTCCAATTTCCACTACAACATTAGAACGTGTATTTTTTGCTATGAAACTCATTAAGAACGAGACTCgtaataaaatatcatatgattttcttataaattcaTTTATCATCTTACTGAAAAGGAAATCATTAGAGGTTTTGACATTGATTCAATGATAGATGCTTTTAACTTTATTAAAGATAGTTAAGCTCAATTAAAGCTGCTCAATTTTAGCATGTAATagttaaaaaatgtttttattttgtacttAACATGTAATTAGAGTTATTTGAGTAATTTTCACATgagtttttttcatttaaattattttatatttttgtcaaatagTAAACTTCTAATATGATTGTTTTTTAGAAATTATCTTCGTTCTCCAAACGTGAAATCCTGACTCCATCATTGAATATATcatttgattcaattaaatatCATGCGTATCGATATCGATATAccattcttatatttttatttattttggattGAAACTTAAAAGTATAGAaagaaaacctaaaaaaaaaaaaaacaaaacttacTTGCGTGGCTTTAACTAAGGCCTTAAGCTTTTAAAACTTGAGGTTTTGAGAGTTgagaataaaaacaaaaatatcaaagaGTAAAGACACCCTTTTGGACTTTTTTTTGATACCCTTttggacttttttttttctcttgtgaTAACCAAAAGCAAAATCATTGTCAAACTTTTCCTCTCATCCATTGCATGTATACTTGTAACTTTGAAGCTATTTGAAAGTGAATATATTAACTTGTGATTCTAaaaatacacacacacacacacacacacacatgtatatatctatgtatatattatttgtattttaGTGTAACACCTCGACTTTGATGTGAATTATGTGTGTTGCTAGCTAAGTCATTTGGCAAGCAAATTTAAACTTTGATGTACATGTTTGTGGAGTGGTATATATAAACTATCATGTTGCGTAAAAACATCAAAGTATGATTGATAATTTGTGTATTTTGAGTTTTAAAAGGAACCTTGGATCCTAATTTTGACATATAAATTGGTATTTTTGGGATATATGGTTGATTTTAAGTGAATATTAAAGTAGGAAATGGTCGTGGAGTTTAGATATTGGACTTAGGAAGTTTGGGGACTTGGAAATGTGCATTCTGAAGGAATTTATCAACACATTTCctcatgtattgatacattcatGATAATAAGAGCATAAAGaggtaatttttaaattttttatcgaTATATTTAAGAATGCATCGATAGATTTGAGTTGGGGAGCATTTTGTGTGATTTTTGTCGATAAATTATCCAAATATATTGATAGATTTGAAGCTGAGGACATTTTGTGGAAAATGTATCTATAGATTTCCctaatctatcgatacatttaggGTAAAGAGCATTCAGTGTGAtttctatcaatacattgcatcatgtatcaatagatttgaaGGAAATTCGtgaaaatgtattgatacatttacaAATGTACCGATACTTgtatgaaaatttgtaaaaaaaaaaaaaaaaggctttgGGCAATCTGCCTATTGGtgaatagaaaagaaaaaaaagctcTCTCCCTTGCTCTTAAAACCTTTTGCCCTAATTGCATTTTTGAGCTCATTTGAAGTAGATTGGAGCTTAGGAAACCATTCTAGAGGTAAAGTGAAATCCATATTGTTACAGTTGAAATGCTATTCTCCGTTTGAGTTACTGggaatttggagtttgaaatTAGTTAACCACACCTAAGGTAAGAGTTTATGTATAttcaaagttgaaaatggGAAATGTAATTTGTTTCTATGAGAAGCTGAAGGTTTAGTTAGTGAGGTGCTAGAATTCAT from the Theobroma cacao cultivar B97-61/B2 chromosome 8, Criollo_cocoa_genome_V2, whole genome shotgun sequence genome contains:
- the LOC18592651 gene encoding 60S ribosomal protein L3 codes for the protein MSHRKFEHPRHGSLGFLPRKRAARHRGKVKAFPKDDPTKPCKLTAFLGYKAGMTHIVREVEKPGSKLHKKETCEAVTIIETPPMVIVGVVGYVKTPRGLRTLNTVWAQHLSEEVKRRFYKHWCKSKKKAFTKYSKQYESDEGKKSIQAQLEKMKKYATVIRILAHTQIRKMKGLKQKKAHLMEIQVNGGTVADKVDFAYKFFEKQVPIDAVFQKDEMIDIIGVTKGKGYEGVVTRWGVTRLPRKTHRGLRKVACIGAWHPARVSFTVARAGQNGYHHRTEMNKKVYRVGKVGDETHCAITDYDRTEKDITPMGGFPHYGVVKSDYLMIKGCCVGPKKRVVTLRQSLINQTSRVALEEIKLKFIDTSSKFGHGRFQTTQEKQKFYGRLKA